The stretch of DNA GAATGCGGTTGTATGGTCAGCATTCTGTCTAAAAGGTTGTCAAATAGACCTTTCCCCATAAAGCTACGGTTAAATCGGTAGGTATACTCATCGATATAGGATTG from Williamwhitmania sp. encodes:
- a CDS encoding IS1595 family transposase, giving the protein QSYIDEYTYRFNRSFMGKGLFDNLLDRMLTIQPHSYKMLIT